The Falco biarmicus isolate bFalBia1 chromosome 1, bFalBia1.pri, whole genome shotgun sequence DNA segment AAGCAGTTGCTTCTTGACATTGTAATTATCCCAgattccagctgctgcagctacCATTGGCTCACCTACCAAAGAAAGTTAAACAGACTTTAAATAACCAGTCCACATAAAAGTAACACTTTCCACTCTCCGATATCTGATATTACTGCTGCATCTAACACACCACTACCGTGGCCTTTATCTTCacaaaaacttaaaacatttaagtACTAGAGCATGCCACAACAGCCCAACAGGACACCTGCCAAGGCATTCTGCACTGCTCTTTATTAAAAGACGACATATAGCTTTCAGCACGCACAACAACTTTATTCTCCATTGAGCCGAACCATGACAAGTTTCTTACAAAGCGCCATGCCATTAATTTAGAAAGTTCTTACCAGTGTTCAGATCAACCCCAGTGAGCTGCCCTGATTCGGCATGTTCCGTCTGAACCTTCACTAGTGTTTCCTGGGGATCGTAACCGGAGTTCTGAGCAAGAACCTTTGACAGAACAGACATAATTTCATGTTGTTAGTTAAAAGAGACctccagcaggaaaagcaaTGGGCCTCCGCAGGCTTTAAAGCCACTTTACTCAGGAGGTCATTATACCTTTGGAATGATGAGCAGCGCATCAGCAAAAGCTTGAACTCCAAGCTGGGCTCTTCCTTTTACGTTAGGTTTATGCTTAACAAGAGCATTAGCTACTGCCACCTCTAGTGCACCTGCTCCTGGAACCACGCATCCTGCAAGGGAAAATTCGATACTGAGACTTCACAATAAGCACCTATTTCAATTTAAACAGTTAATTTTTAGTGTAGTTTGGTCTCTTCCCTCATCCTCAGAAAGACAGCTTGTATCTGATCACCTAACTGCTCAACACAGTTGCCAACTGCTTGTAAAATACAAGGTGTAGGAAGAGTAACTAAAAGCACTTCACACTGAAATGCACCTAGCTCAATGCTAGACTGCATTGGATACCAAGGGAGCCAATACAAAATTCACACGTTTTGAGACTAGTTTCAACAGAAGATCCTTGATGTTACTAAACAAAGGTGGGACTTACCATCCTCAATAGCGTTTTTAACGGCACGCAGACCATCTCTTACTGCATCCTTGATCTGCGTGAGCGTATGCTTGTTTGGTCCCCTGATCAACAGGGTAACAGAGCGGGGGTTGTCACATTTCTCAATGAAGGTGTATTTCTCTTCGCCCTATAAAAAACAAAGTTATGAATTTACATCATACCTTTCCTTAGTCAACATATACAcgtaattaaaaattaaaaattgaacaGCCAGTTTCAGATTCAGTTCTGCACTAACAGCATTTCAAGAAGCTACGAGAAGCAACATaactttctttccattttctcaatTTTACAGATATTAAAAAGCATGATATGGAAATAATGGGCAAATACACTATGACAAGAGCAATATCCAGGTAGGTGTTCACACAGAAGGGGACAATGGGATGTGAGATGCCACCAGCCTTTATTCACGCTCCAGTATAGCTCTTGAAATACTTAAGAAACCCACAGGCACAtcaaaggaaaagctggcaTCAAGCGAGGCATGTTTAACCTGCCTTCAGCCGAAAGCCGAGTTGTACTTACCAGTGTATACTCATAGACAAGGCCTGCATGTCCCAGGCAGTCAGGAGTGAGATCTTCCACAGAGTTCATGGCAGTACCGCCACAGGCAAGGGTTAATCTGAGAGAGAACATGTACAGCTCAGCACTTGCTTTGCATTAAGTAACATCTGAAGTCACTAACACCACAACAGTGTCTCAGCGTGCAGAAGGCCATACTTGCTGGCTTGGAacagtttgtttctgttcatgAAAGAGCTCTGCACAAAAATGAAACTTGCAAGAATAGGTCTCCTCTAAGGTGACTGCATGCGAAGCATATACATAGTTCAAATTCCTACATCACCCAGTGTGCTCAACTGACATTGCTACAGTTTGTACAAACTACCTTAAGTTACACCAGTGAGAGCTGGAGAGATTGAAGTGGACTTTCCAGTGCAAGTCCTTAAAGGTGGACTCAAGCCAGACTTGACTCATGGCTTGACTTTGGAAGAACAAGTTATCTTACCCTCTTCTCTCCCCAGTAACTGACCTTTCCATGTTCCTCCTTTTAGCTCTTCGCAAAGCAACTATTCCTTCTTTCGCAAGTGCATCCAAGGAAAACGGATCAATTCCCTAGAAACAAATAAAGTGACCatcagggtaaaaaaaaaagctaagacCACCTTCTCTCTGTACTAGTAAGTTCTTCCTCAGGGCTCAAAGAAGATCTCAAGTAAGAACTGTAGGcagatgtattttgaaatatatgcaTAAGTTTAGCTACTTCTGTCTAAAGAACTGCACAAAGCGAGTCAAACTCCAGGTGGCTTGCCAGGAAAGCCAGcatctcaaataatttttctagtTAGTTATACCCTTCACCTCACCTTTTGGTTGATCACAATAAATCCTTTATCTGAATCGCTACACACTCTTCTTTTCAAGTCTATGATTTTGTTCACTCTGTCTTCAATGaactttctttctgctttcactagcttctctctctcttcagcGCTTTTGTAGAAGAATCCAGAGCTCACCTCTctgaaggagaaacaaaatacaaaaagttaTCCTCTTTGCTGTAGAAATAAACTTAAGCATAAGCATCAAGCCTTTCAGCAacattctgaagaaaacaaaacagtcgttgtcccccaccccagccaaaCCAGCATGCAACATATAGTTGATCCTGCTCCCTAGTTCACAGATTTTCCATTGCAAGAAACAAGGCATGCACTGGAAACTGAGCGAGCTCTTAGGTATAGTTATGTGTTCACTCTAGAATATAAAACTATGTCCAAGAAAGGACTTCCAGCCTTTCTTCAAtaagacaaaacaaaagccactgCGATCCTCGGCCCCTCAGAAAGATTTTCTCAGCCACCAGCTTccattttccaaaaaaacagGAGCATCACCGCTTCTATTCCACCTTCTACACTACCTGCCTTGCTCTAGAAGACTGTGCAATCCTTGGAGCTCTTATTTAAGCTCACCTTAAATAAAAGTCTTTTAAGATGGGAGCATTCTCTGCTCCTCACTTTGTTGCTGTGTACTTACGTTTTCTCATATTCTAGAGATACATTGCAAGTAAGAACATAAGCATCTTCCACTCTTTTCTTCATGTCTGGATGACGAGCACCATGATCCAAAACCAGCCCCCTGATCAgcctgaaagaacaaaaaacgTTTGGTGTGTCAACATCCACAAACAGAAGATAATGCGTTTCATGGAAGTCCAGACTAGTCAGAGAACCAACAGTGCAACCAATCCAACACAAACTGCCTGTGCACTTGGGAGCAAAAAACCATTATGTATCCCACTTCCAAGGGCATGCCCATTCTCATATAGAAAGCACACCAACCAGTGTGAAAAAGGAATTTATTCTGGCATAGTGTCTGACTGCATTAGCTACTGAGGAAAGCTAGCGCAGAATTCATCCATGCCACAGAGCTAAATATAAAGCCTATGGAATATCCAACTACATGACTACAATCCAGTTTCCATTTATCACATCCTGTTTTTCACTTGTAGGGAACAGAGACACAAGCCTAAAGCATAATCAAACCACAGACACtattattaagaaaaacagtatttattgAACATTGTTATGTAAAGTCTAAGTCAGCATTGCTCTGCTACTCAAAAATCTCTTCTCAAAGAATTCAGTTCAATGACTGCGAAACTTCTGCTTTCTAGACAATTTATGgctgaaaactgtatttctgactTTCTTTCACCCCTTCCCTAACAAATTTTCCAGTGGTAGCTTTAGGACACCCaagttctaaaaataaaacaaaactccaCGGACTACTCAAACGTCAGGAACCATTAAATTGAAGCTCAAGGATACTCATTACTTACGTTGTGTCAGTTTCTGATTTGTGCTTCATCTCCATAATCTCTACCATGTGGAGGTCAATAGGCTCATCTGGTTTTCTGACTGTCAGAACAGAATCTACTACAGCCTAGAAtagaggagggggaaaaaaaggcccCAATTGACCATTAGTCTTCCAAAGTGCAAGTTCCTATCTTTCTGTTTACCCTTCACTCAAGTAACAATTGCAGCACTTTGAAACCTGGACCTCTTCACACAGAGGCagaacagacacacacactgaCCTCTGTTAGGATGTCAGCAAGCTCGGCGTGAACTTTAGTACGGAGGGATGTTCTGGCAACATCTATAAGGGTCTCCCTGTCCATTTCCTTGGTTATTTTGACCTGCTCCAAAACTTCGagtgctttttcctttgcaatctCAAATCCTTCTGCTACTATTCTAGGGTGCAAACCCTAATgcaaggaaagaagggaaattaTTAGACAAAACAGTACTTTTTTCACAAGCAGAACTTCTGGTTTCAACATTTTGTGTAACATCAAAACATAGGAAATATGCATCCTACGGAGACAAGAAAATGTACTGTCCTTCTGAATACATATAAAAGGAATGCACATCCTTCcaatgcagaggaaaagcacAGATTATTCTAGCACAGAACTGAAACCAAGGGAACTACAAAGCACACTTGGGTGTTCACTGTGCAACAGGAATGCCTATTCTGCAATTTACAATATCCAAAATACCTACTACCATGGAGGATCTCCTTGTTAACATGCAAGTAAAAGAAGCATTTCGCCTCACACAAAACAGACAGAAGTTAACAGGAGGTATCAGACAAAACCCTACTAATAGCTACCGTATCCACAACAagtggttttaattttgaacaAGTCTTTAAATcctcttctccagcttttccccattttacaAGTTTTGTGATGTATTCATTTTAAGCAAAAATTTATGATCATTTTCATGTTTGACTTTTGAGTATTAAGcattaaacaaaacaagctgAATGGTCTCAGATGAAGCTTTTAACTTGTTCACATACCTCAGAAATATAGAGGTCTGCCTGCTTTAGGAGTTCTCCAATGATCAAGACATTTGAAGTGGTACCATCTCCAGTGATGTCATCTTGTGCTGTTGCTACTTTTGCTATCAAGGAGGCTGTGGGGTGTTGTATTTGCTA contains these protein-coding regions:
- the LOC130148312 gene encoding T-complex protein 1 subunit zeta — its product is MAVKALNPKAEVARAQAALAVNISAARGLQDVLRTNLGPKGTMKMLVSGAGDIKLTKDGNVLLQEMQIQHPTASLIAKVATAQDDITGDGTTSNVLIIGELLKQADLYISEGLHPRIVAEGFEIAKEKALEVLEQVKITKEMDRETLIDVARTSLRTKVHAELADILTEAVVDSVLTVRKPDEPIDLHMVEIMEMKHKSETDTTLIRGLVLDHGARHPDMKKRVEDAYVLTCNVSLEYEKTEVSSGFFYKSAEEREKLVKAERKFIEDRVNKIIDLKRRVCSDSDKGFIVINQKGIDPFSLDALAKEGIVALRRAKRRNMERLTLACGGTAMNSVEDLTPDCLGHAGLVYEYTLGEEKYTFIEKCDNPRSVTLLIRGPNKHTLTQIKDAVRDGLRAVKNAIEDGCVVPGAGALEVAVANALVKHKPNVKGRAQLGVQAFADALLIIPKVLAQNSGYDPQETLVKVQTEHAESGQLTGVDLNTGEPMVAAAAGIWDNYNVKKQLLHSCTVIASNILLVDEIMRAGMSSLKG